In Pochonia chlamydosporia 170 chromosome 3, whole genome shotgun sequence, the following are encoded in one genomic region:
- a CDS encoding fungal specific transcription factor domain-containing protein, with protein MASVGWVSATRQPRSPSRPQSVSARFPTKFRIRHNRTRTGCVTCRRRKKKCDESHPICRGCIRNGLDCSWPKIDQQPEKRHGEKGEPGCEDDNEEANIQNQHLCSLELCRVSPSPFQGMTAFSCESGRLFEHYLTETAVMIFAGVLSPNPFITCVLPLALTNSLLMHAVLAVSGSHLSFRLPESTSLQLATRKHYVQVLRGVQALIAAGTSSVDDGILPLVIALLCEYEVLSCSPINTVFLHLNAARDLLNSYRGINHNPNTATAEDISDAQNLAHETLAYFILSNTMLPFSDPSKCPCEQFTWPLSGREASWSLFGAVFGGSYSLFQLIPEIKNLYCLRLIEESQGIACPSQYLRIAKEDLIHCIDTWSMDPLPDIALADNTTHLEARIFDWEQKQKAAECLRQALYIYAALSLTGSCPPSPSLKEEVQCRIDNITSLATYLQDLPYSTNLLWAVVMAGSCMEDKLQQDTLIDGLQRSRYQMRHLQIAQKSLQLLWADATPNAYGPNGLRHVIEKHELSLVMV; from the exons ATGGCTTCTGTGGGTTGGGTATCTGCAACTCGCCAGCCGCGGTCCCCGAGCCGTCCGCAATCCGTCTCTGCTAGATTCCCCACAAAGTTCCGAATCAGGCACAATCGAACGAGAACTGGCTGCGTGACATGTCGTCGACGCAAGAAAAAGTGCGACGAATCTCATCCAATCTGCCGTGGCTGTATCAGAAATGGCCTGGATTGTAGCTGGCCGAAGATTGATCAGCAACCTGAGAAACGACATGGCGAGAAAGGAGAGCCTGGTTGTGAAGATGACAACGAGGAGGCTAACATCCAAAACCAGCATCTTTGTTCGTTGGAGTTGTGCAGAGTTTCGCCATCTCCGTTTCAGGGCATGACAGCTTTCTCATGCGAGTCTGGTCGACTTTTCGAGCACTATCTGACAGAGACTGCTGTCATGATCTTTGCTGGCGTGCTGTCTCCAAATCCCTTCATAACTTGCGTGCTTCCGCTGGCACTTACAAATTCGCTGCTTATGCATGCTGTTCTCGCCGTCAGCGGCTCTCATCTATCATTCAGGCTTCCAGAGTCTACTAGTCTACAACTGGCGACTCGGAAGCACTATGTTCAGGTGCTAAGAGGTGTACAGGCACTAATCGCTGCCGGCACTTCGTctgttgacgatggcatTCTTCCCCTGGTAATTGCCTTGTTGTGTGAGTACGAG GTTCTCTCTTGCTCCCCAATTAACACCGTGTTTCTGCACCTGAACGCGGCCCGGGACTTGTTGAATAGCTATCGAGGCATCAATCACAACCCAAATACGGCCACGGCTGAGGACATCTCTGACGCCCAAAATCTGGCGCATGAAACACTCGCATACTTCATCCTCAGCAATACCATGCTCCCATTCTCAGACCCAAGTAAATGTCCCTGTGAACAGTTCACGTGGCCGCTGTCCGGGCGAGAGGCCTCGTGGTCCCTGTTTGGCGCCGTCTTTGGTGGGAGTTATTCGCTGTTTCAACTGATCCCCGAAATTAAGAATTTGTACTGCCTCCGTCTTATCGAAGAGTCTCAAGGGATAGCTTGTCCTTCTCAATACTTACGTATCGCCAAGGAGGACTTGATCCACTGCATTGACACATGGAGCATGGATCCTTTACCAGATATTGCATTGGCTGACAACACGACGCATCTCGAAGCTCGAATATTTGACTGggaacagaaacagaaaGCTGCAGAATGTCTTCGCCAAGCGCTGTACATCTATGCCGCTTTATCCCTGACCGGCTCTTGTCCTCCCTCTCCCAGCCTTAAAGAGGAGGTTCAGTGTAGGATTGACAACATCACAAGCCTGGCGACTTACCTACAAGATTTGCCTTACTCCACAAACCTTTTATGGGCAGTCGTAATGGCAGGTTCTTGTATGGAGGATAAGCTGCAACAGGACACTCTTATCGACGGATTACAACGATCCAGGTATCAAATGAGGCATCTGCAAATTGCTCAGAAATCCCTGCAGCTCCTTTGGGCGGATGCAACCCCAAATGCATATGGGCCAAACGGTTTACGTCATGTTATTGAGAAGCATGAACTGAGCCTCGTTATGGTGTAG
- a CDS encoding Amine oxidase (similar to Metarhizium robertsii ARSEF 23 XP_007819942.1) — translation MAATPRDQLDVIIIGAGLSGLRAAREIHAAGLTYVVLEAMDRVGGKTLSVRASPNGNGVVDLGAAWINDTNQSEIYSLAKEFQFDLVKQRDQGESVARNLEGQVDKIPHGMLAKMEPEQLEQVMQLLQALGELAEQNNLDNPNATPNAEALDLVSLHEFVANEFKDDGVSMLVNEMSKSLVGLESSESSALYFLDTIKRATGLANIISDGKNGGQYLRNRQGNQSFSIKMAADLIPGSVKLSAPVRSVSQSQDGCIVETKTGDKYTGKKVIVSLPSCLLPSIQFSPELPAPRQRLSQSTKLGYYAKTILVYAEPWWHHADLSGTYTSTGTAISFTRDSSVPEDNQYSLTCFHAGDTGRSWSGQSAEDRQATVLKEIQNAFEAATGARIPEPINVIEKEWVKDPWALGAPSAVMPPGVFTSDAGKTLCEPYGNVHFIGTETADVWRGYMDGAVRSGIRGAKEVIHTLGKSTQGRNLARGQL, via the exons ATGGCCGCCACACCAAGGGACCAACTGGACGTCATAATTATTGGCGCTGGCCTCAGCGGTCTTCGTGCAGCAAGGGAAATCCACGCCGCAGGCTTGACCTATGTCGTCCTTGAAGCAATGGATCGCGTAGGCGGCAAGACGCTCTCTGTCCGGGCATCTcccaatggcaatggcgttgTAGACCTGGGTGCTGCCTGGATCAACGACACCAACCAGTCTGAAATATATTCGCTAGCGAAAGAGTTCCAGTTCGATCTTGTCAAGCAACGTGACCAAGGCGAGTCTGTTGCCAGAAATTTGGAGGGACAGGTTGACAAAATTCCCCACGGCATGCTAGCAAAG ATGGAACCCgaacaacttgaacaagtcatgcagcttctgcaagcACTTGGCGAACTTGCCGAACAAAACAACCTAGACAATCCTAATGCTACACCCAATGCCGAAGCGCTAGACTTAGTATCTCTTCACGAATTCGTGGCGAACGAGTTCAAGGACGACGGCGTAAGTATGCTGGTCAACGAAATGTCTAAGTCTCTCGTCGGTCTGGAAAGTAGCGAAAGCAGCGCACTATACTTTTTGGATACCATTAAGCGTGCCACTGGGCTTGCAAACATCATTTCCGATGGGAAGAATGGTGGGCAATACTTGCGGAATCGTCAAG GAAACCAATCGTTTAGTATCAAGATGGCGGCAGACTTGATACCAGGTAGCGTCAAGCTTTCTGCGCCAGTGAGAAGCGTAAGCCAATCCCAAGATGGATGTATCGTCGAAACGAAGACGGGAGACAAGTACACTGGAAAAAAGGTTATCGTATCTCTCCCATCGTGTCTACTCCCGTCGATTCAATTCTCTCCCGAACTACCTGCACCGAGACAGCGTCTGAGCCAATCCACCAAGCTGGGATACTACGCGAAGACTATTCTCGTGTATGCCGAACCGTGGTGGCATCATGCCGACTTGTCAGGAACTTACACATCAACTGGCACTGCCATTTCATTCACCCGTGACAGCTCCGTTCCTGAAGACAATCAATATAGCCTTACTTGCTTCCATGCCGGAGACACAGGACGAAGTTGGTCAGGACAATCCGCCGAGGACCGTCAAGCCACTGTTCTCAAAGAGATCCAGAATGCCTTTGAAGCGGCAACTGGGGCACGCATTCCCGAACCTATCAATGTCATTGAGAAGGAATGGGTAAAAGATCCTTGGGCACTGGGGGCTCCTAGTGCGGTGATGCCGCCCGGAGTGTTTACCAGCGACGCAGGCAAGACGCTGTGTGAGCCATATGGCAATGTACACTTCATTGGGACAGAGACGGCGGATGTTTGGAGGGGATATATGGATGGTGCGGTTCGTTCTGGAATCCGGGGTGCGAAGGAGGTCATTCATACGTTGGGCAAGTCGACTCAGGGGCGAAATCTGGCTCGCGGACAACTGTAG
- a CDS encoding alcohol dehydrogenase (similar to Metarhizium acridum CQMa 102 XP_007813930.1), with protein sequence MATMQSVGITGFSDPSGYKLLSLPKPEVSDPKDVVVQVHAASINPIDVKKAAGAMKMVLKDKFPYQIGYDCAGIVQAVGQDVTRVKVGDEVYIRLPESHRGAWSQFAKCPESYVALKPASLSFDAAASLPLAAMTAFQALNKYKGSLVGKTVFVPAGLSGTGSYACQLAKNVFGAGKVITTVSTSKVPKVPELLGDGVVDEIIDYTKTNPADTIPPKSVDFMLDTTGQSMEFLSRMVPETSLIISISTTPSGKQMQDAAVVKSANSAKIPFVASTILNTLDSVRKWRAKRWSVNYEYMFLDPSGADLDVLRRHVDEGKLRPVVGLTVKLEDIEAVKKAAMTSYQGKGGVGKTVIIVDVN encoded by the exons ATGGCCACGATGCAATCTGTCGGCATCACGGGCTTCTCCGACCCGTCAGGATACAAGTTACTCTCCCTTCCGAAACCAGAGGTCAGCGACCCAAAAGACGTCGTTGTTCAGGTTCACGCCGCGAGCATCAATCCCATTGATGTAAAGAAAGCGGCCGGTGCCATGAAAATGGTGCTCAAAGACAA ATTCCCATATCAAATCGGCTACGACTGCGCCGGCATCGTACAAGCAGTAGGCCAAGATGTCACGCGTGTTAAAGTCGGAGATGAGGTATACATCAGACTACCTGAATCTCATCGAG GAGCATGGAGCCAGTTTGCCAAATGTCCCGAAAGTTACGTAGCACTCAAGCCTGCTTCATTATCCTTTGACGCCGCAGCCTCACTTCCTCTCGCTGCAATGACGGCCTTCCAAGCCCTCAACAAGTACAAGGGGTCATTAGTCGGAAAGACTGTCTTTGTCCCTGCTGGCC TAAGTGGAACGGGCTCCTACGCCTGCCAACTAGCCAAGAATGTATTCGGAGCAggcaaagtcatcaccaCGGTATCTACATCCAAGGTCCCCAAAGTACCAGAACTCCTTGGCGACGGCGTAGTCGACGAGA TCATCGACTACACCAAAACAAATCCAGCCGACACCATCCCCCCCAAGTCAGTAGACTTCATGCTCGACACCACCGGCCAGTCAATGGAGTTCCTCAGCCGCATGGTCCCGGAAACAAGTCTCATCATTTCCATCTCCACCACCCCCTCTGGAAAACAGATGCAGGACGCCGCGGTGGTCAAGTCTGCCAACTCTGCCAAGATTCCCTTTGTGGCATCTACCATTCTGAATACCTTGGATTCCGTGCGCAAGTGGCGTGCGAAGCGGTGGTCCGTCAACTACGAGTACATGTTTCTGGATCCGAGTGGTGCGGACTTGGATGTGCTGcgtcgccatgttgatgagggGAAGTTGAGACCGGTTGTGGGATTGACGGTCAAGTTGGAGGATATTGAGGCGGTTAAGAAGGCTGCTATGACTTCGTATCAGGGGAAGGGGGGCGTTGGCAAGACTGTCATCATAGTGGATGTCAACTGA
- a CDS encoding serine/threonine protein kinase (similar to microsporum gypseum CBS 118893 XP_003173876.1) produces MEPPAPEPLVNSRDTQHDGTSHLAVKNTLIRRLLTLLVLRTTSRLYPPYGSCIQISRNIIVKRDRFVHLTEAATMNFVAANTSIPLPRVHCAFVHNNIAHIVMERIDGQSLANAWPSLSDQDKKSILTQLRAMVQELRAIKPPPQTGVQSCTGGSLTDSRIPHCQPRFGPFKTIQEFHVWLRQNFRPEDYPTHQDDQDWQDLKEMKRMQDGPWPPPVFTHGDLNPSNIFVRGDRVVGIIDWEFAGWYPHYWEYTSAWYCNRLWKDWQDKISDFLDPYPAELQMEITRQKAWGDF; encoded by the coding sequence ATGGAACCACCTGCGCCAGAGCCACTTGTCAATTCAAGAGACACCCAGCACGATGGCACTAGCCACTTGGCCGTCAAGAATACCTTGATCCGACGcctcctcaccctcctcgTGCTCAGGACCACGTCGCGCTTGTATCCGCCTTATGGTTCGTGTATTCAAATTTCCAGGaacatcatcgtcaagaGAGACCGATTTGTGCACCTCACAGAGGCTGCCACCATGAACTTCGTTGCTGCAAACACGTCGATACCTCTGCCACGGGTACATTGTGCCTTCGTCCACAACAACATTGCCCACATCGTAATGGAGCGCATTGACGGACAATCCCTGGCAAATGCTTGGCCCTCATTATCAGatcaggacaagaagagcattttAACACAGCTACGAGCCATGGTTCAAGAGCTTAGGGCAATTAAACCTCCTCCCCAGACTGGGGTGCAGAGCTGCACCGGTGGCTCGTTGACAGACTCCCGAATCCCTCACTGTCAACCCAGATTTGGGCCCTTTAAAACAATTCAAGAGTTCCATGTTTGGCTGCGCCAAAACTTTCGCCCAGAGGATTACCCCACGCACCAGGACGACCAGGACTGGCAAGACCTCAAAGAAATGAAGAGAATGCAAGACGGACCGTGGCCACCCCCTGTCTTCACCCATGGCGACTTGAATCCCTCCAATATTTTCGTTCGCGGCGACCGCGTCGTCGGCATCATTGACTGGGAGTTTGCTGGTTGGTATCCCCATTATTGGGAGTATACATCTGCTTGGTACTGCAACAGGTTATGGAAGGACTGGCAAGACAAGATTTCAGATTTCCTGGACCCCTATCCTGCCGAACTACAAATGGAAATCACACGCCAAAAGGCATGGGGAGATTTTTGA